The stretch of DNA CCTGCTGATGAATGCTGGCCCCAACGCCACCACCTTTTTGCTTTCGGGGGCGGTTTTTCCAGCCCCCATTCGGGCCAGTGGGGCAGGCCTGGCCGCAGCGGTGGCCAAGGCCGGGGCTGTAGTGGGTACGCTGGGGCTGCCGATTTTGCAGCAGACCCTGGGGCTGGCTCCGATGCTGGAGCTGCTGGCGGGCCTGTGCGGGGTGGCGGCGCTGATCACCTTTGTCTTTCGGGTGGATACCAGTGCTGGGCAGCGGGGTGACCTGCCGCATCAGCTGCCCCGACCGATCGCACCGCTCCTCAACGGTAGGAGGCTTTGGCCCAGGTGCCCAGCCCCTAGCCAGCGGTGACCACCGCCGCCGACTCCTCGCTTTCGGCCACCTCTTCAAAGCGAATTACGTCCTGGCGGGGGCTGGCGTGGCTGACCCGCACCTGGAGCTGTTCACCCAGGGCTACGGCCCGGTTGAAGCGCATCGCCAGCTCCAGCCCCAGGTCTTCGACCATGATTAGCCCTAGCCCCTCGTCCTCCCGCAGCCAGCGCAGCAGCATCACCTCCCAGACTCGATCCTGGTGGCGGCGCAGGTACTCCAGCGCCCAGTAGCGCTTGGTCTGTCGCTCGACCAGGGTGGCCTCGTAGGCGGCGGAGCTGGCCCCGATCGCCAGTTCGGTCACTTCGGTCGAGGAAAAGGGCAGCGGCTCGCCCCGCAGGTGGGCCTTGAGCTGAAAGTGGGTAACCAGGTCGAGGTAGCGGCGAATGGGGGAGGTCACCTGGCTGTAACTGTCCAGCCCCAGGGTGGCGTGGCGGCTGGGGGTGACGCCCACTTCGCTCCGGGTCATGCAGCGGCGAATGGCGGAGTCGCGCACCCAGCCCGTGGGTAGCGAGATCAGCTCTTCGTCGGAGGGCAGCTCGGGCTGGGGCTGGCTGCGAAAGGGAATGGCCAGGGCATGGGTCTGACCGTAGCGGGCGGCGGCTTCCCCAGCCAGAATCATCATTTCGGCCACCATTTGCCGCGCCATCGAGTCGTTGAACACCTCGATCACAATGTCGTCGCCCGCCCCGGACACCTTGATGCTGGACTCGGGCATGTTGATGTTGATAGCACCCTGGGTCAGCCGCCACTGGCCGCGCACCTTGGCCCAGTGGGCCAGCCCCTGCAGCTCCGGCTCGGCGGTAATGCCCAGCTCCAGCATTTCGTCCACATCGTCGTAGGTGAGACGGTAGGTGGGGCGAATCAGGGTGGGGTGAATGTGGTAGTCCTGAATGTCCCCCTCAGGGCTGAGGGTGATGCCAAAGCTGAGGGCGCAGCAGGTTTGGCCCTGAAGCAGGCTCATGGCTCCGGTGGCCAGCTCCAGCGGAAACATGGGAATCATGCCGGTGGGCAGGTAAACCGTGGTGCAGCGACGGCGGGCCTCCAGGTCGAGATCGTCCCCCGGCAGCAGCCAGCGGGTGGGGTCAGCGATGTGCACCCAGAGGCGCTGGCTGCCATCGGCCAGGGTTTCCAGGCTGAGCCCGTCGTCGATTTCCTGGGTGCTGGCGTCGTCTACCGTGTAGACCTTGAGGTCAGTGAGGTCTAGCCGCTGAGCGTCTGGGTCAGGGGGCGGAGACTGAAGCCGCTGCTGCGCCATGACAAGGGTTTCCTCAGAAAAGTGGCTGGGGACTTGGCTGCGGCGCAGGGCCAGATTTTCGTGGATGCTCCACAGTCCCAGTGCCACTAGGGTATCAAATGCGCCCGCCGCTGTCGGGGCCACACCCAGCGCGTTCAAAATTTCTGCCGCCTGGGTGCGCTGGCTGGACTCATCGCCAAAGAGGGCCAGACGTTCGAGGGTTTCGAGCCGGGGCCGATCGCCTTTTTCCCAGGCCACGGTTTTGCCCGCCAGCCCCTGGCGAGCCTTGGTCATAAACGACTCCCACTCCTGCTGGCGCTGGGTTTCGCGCTCAATTTGCAGGCGCAGTTCCTCGACCTGGGCCACAGGGCGGGGTTCGTAGCGATCGCCCTTCTGCTTAAAAAAAACTTTGTCTTCTGCCAACAGCCGGTGGGCCGCGTAGCAAAACGCGGGGCTTTGGTCTGAGAACAACAACTGCGCCAAAGCCGCCGGGTCGGCAGACTCCCCGGCTTCGCTCAAAAACTCCCAGGCAATTTCAAGGCTGGACGGATCGATGTACGACTCAGCCTCGGCGACAAAGGGGCCGATATCGCCAGGTTTATAGGGACCGCCGCTGGCCTCATAGTTGAAGTCGCGCGGGTGCAGGGTGTGGGCTTGACCACGCTCGTCGATAACCACCCAGTTTTTTTTGCCCTCGGGCCGGTCTACCACCCCTAAACGGGGCTGCCCCTGGTGCTTAAATTCGACTAGCGTTCCTTTGTCAACCAAGCCAACACCCTAGCGATCGCCATCTTTAGCCTAGCCTAGCCTTCCCCATTCACATAGGGCAGCAGGGCAATAATGCGGGCACGCTTGATGGCGGTGGTGAGATCCCGCTGTTGCTTAGCGGTCAAGCCAGTGATGCGGCGAGGCAGAATTTTGCCCCGCTCGGTGATGAACTTGCGGAGCAAATCGACATCTTTATAGTCAATTGGGTCTCCGGGCTTGATTGGAGATACTCGACGACGGAAGTAGGCCATGGGTGATAACTACTTAATTTCTTTGTGGACAGTGTGCTTGTTGCAGTGAGTGCAGAATTTCTTCAGCTCAATGCGGTTCGTCGTGTTGCGACGGTTTTTTTGAGTGGTGTAGCGCGATACACCGTTAGAGCGCTTGTCCGGGTTAGTCCGGCACTCCGTGCACTCCAGGGTAATGACGAGGCGGACGCCTTTAGCCATGACAGTTCACCTGAAAATAGGGCGGGCAAAAAAATAAGACACAGCCTTCTATTATTTCACAGCTGGCCAAAATTCGCCAATTGTGATTTAGCCAGGCTCTGGGCCGGTAGGCGATCGCCCCCGTCGCCTTCCCCGCTTGGGCGGTTGGGTCAGCCCATCGGCGCGATTCGGTCATGTCAGGGAAGGCTGGGTTTATGCCGTTGCTCTTTAGCTTAGGCGGAAGCCTGGGCGGAGGCGATCGCAATCTGAGCGCAGGCCTCGGCGTCGGAGAGGGCGTCGTGATGGTTGAGCGGAATGCCCAGGTAGTCGCACACGTTGGGCAGTTTGGTGGGGCGAATGTTCCAGGCCTGGCGGGCCAGTTTGACCGTACAGACAAACTCGGGGGCTGGCGGCACGATGTCGTAGGCGCGGCAGCAGGCGTAGAGTACGCCGCGATCGAAGGGGGCGTTGTGGGCGGCAAAGAACTCCGCTCCGGCCAGAACGGCCGCTATCTCAGGCCAGTGCTCGGCGAAGTTGGGCTGGTTGGCCACCTGGGCCCAGGTGATGCCGTGGATGTGGGTGAACTCAAATCGGCGGCGGGGCGGCCGAATCAGGTAGTGCACTCGCTTGACCACCTGCCCTGCCTCGACCCGCACCAGCCCAAGGGCGCAGGCGCTATCCGGGTAGCGATCGGCGGTTTCAAAGTCGAGGGCAACGAAGGTCGTCATGGCAAAATTTTTCAGAGCAGCGTTTTTTGCCTATCGAATTGCTCCCAGGGTGTTCTTCCAGCTCAGCTCTTTGCCCAGCACCATCAGTGCCTTCTGGTCGGCTCCGGTGAACAATCCGCTCTCCACCAGTTCGGCCAGCACCTGCTGGGCCAGCTGAGCGGCGAACATCCCTCCCGAGCGGAGCAGGTGGCTGTAGTAGCTAAACTGAGTCTGCCCATCCTGGTTGCAGTGAAAACCGTGCACCTGCTCCGGCGACATTTTGTAGACGGAGGTGTTGGCGGGTACCACCACGGGCGGAATGCCCTGCTTGCCAAAGGTTCGCCCGCTTTCGGTGGATGCCATAGCCCCCACCAGAACCACCCCCAGCAGGGTGCGGGTCTCCTGCACTAGGTCGGGGGTAAACAAGGGGTCGGGTTCGCTGGAGAGGCGCGGCCCGGTATTTAGAAACAGCGGGTTGAACAGCTGCGAGTTATAAATTAGCCCTACCGCCCAGTGGCGATCGCTGTCAAAGCTGACAAACTGGCCAAAGCCGCAGTCCTCTGGCGAGGGCGGTGAGCAGACATCCTGGGCATCGTCAACCTGCACCACATAGTCACAGTGGGAGTTGGACTTCACCACTTTGCCCAGGCGGCAGGGGGGCTTACCGAATAAATCCAGATCCATAGGACGCTCTGGGGATGGAACATGGGTACTTATTGTAGACCGTGTCGCCCCAGATGGTAACGCCGATCTTCCTCCCGATGT from Leptolyngbya sp. KIOST-1 encodes:
- the rpsR gene encoding 30S ribosomal protein S18 — encoded protein: MAYFRRRVSPIKPGDPIDYKDVDLLRKFITERGKILPRRITGLTAKQQRDLTTAIKRARIIALLPYVNGEG
- the rpmG gene encoding 50S ribosomal protein L33 yields the protein MAKGVRLVITLECTECRTNPDKRSNGVSRYTTQKNRRNTTNRIELKKFCTHCNKHTVHKEIK
- a CDS encoding 3'-5' exonuclease, which produces MTTFVALDFETADRYPDSACALGLVRVEAGQVVKRVHYLIRPPRRRFEFTHIHGITWAQVANQPNFAEHWPEIAAVLAGAEFFAAHNAPFDRGVLYACCRAYDIVPPAPEFVCTVKLARQAWNIRPTKLPNVCDYLGIPLNHHDALSDAEACAQIAIASAQASA
- a CDS encoding ribonuclease catalytic domain-containing protein produces the protein MVDKGTLVEFKHQGQPRLGVVDRPEGKKNWVVIDERGQAHTLHPRDFNYEASGGPYKPGDIGPFVAEAESYIDPSSLEIAWEFLSEAGESADPAALAQLLFSDQSPAFCYAAHRLLAEDKVFFKQKGDRYEPRPVAQVEELRLQIERETQRQQEWESFMTKARQGLAGKTVAWEKGDRPRLETLERLALFGDESSQRTQAAEILNALGVAPTAAGAFDTLVALGLWSIHENLALRRSQVPSHFSEETLVMAQQRLQSPPPDPDAQRLDLTDLKVYTVDDASTQEIDDGLSLETLADGSQRLWVHIADPTRWLLPGDDLDLEARRRCTTVYLPTGMIPMFPLELATGAMSLLQGQTCCALSFGITLSPEGDIQDYHIHPTLIRPTYRLTYDDVDEMLELGITAEPELQGLAHWAKVRGQWRLTQGAININMPESSIKVSGAGDDIVIEVFNDSMARQMVAEMMILAGEAAARYGQTHALAIPFRSQPQPELPSDEELISLPTGWVRDSAIRRCMTRSEVGVTPSRHATLGLDSYSQVTSPIRRYLDLVTHFQLKAHLRGEPLPFSSTEVTELAIGASSAAYEATLVERQTKRYWALEYLRRHQDRVWEVMLLRWLREDEGLGLIMVEDLGLELAMRFNRAVALGEQLQVRVSHASPRQDVIRFEEVAESEESAAVVTAG